One Gopherus flavomarginatus isolate rGopFla2 chromosome 13, rGopFla2.mat.asm, whole genome shotgun sequence DNA window includes the following coding sequences:
- the LOC127033856 gene encoding myelin protein zero-like protein 2 → MSLLSLWTMDLPPPVHGPSWMGAVLFLGGQLLALWPVAAVDVHTSREVEALNGTNVRLKCTFSSSSPVSQRVTVTWNFQPQGTNSPESVLYYHDEPYPPTSGRFKERVTWDGNIDRNDASIVVWNLNPTDNGTFTCQVKNPPDVDGTIGEIQLRVVQQVHFSEIHILALVIGSACALMIIVVIMVVVWRHYQNRRGQEKSTEMVETELTEKEKLKSTEEKVAVPLED, encoded by the exons ATGTCCCTGCTCAgtctctggactatggacttgCCTCCCCCTGTGCATGGCCCCAGCTGGATGGGGGCTGTGCTCTTCCTTGGAGGACAGCTCCTAG CACTCTGGCCTGTGGCAGCTGTGGACGTTCACACTTCCAGGGAAGTGGAGGCTCTGAATGGGACCAATGTGCGCTTAAAATGCACCTTTTCCAGCTCCAGCCCTGTTAGCCAGAGAGTGACGGTGACCTGGAACTTCCAGCCCCAGGGAACGAACTCTCCTGAGTCT GTGCTCTACTACCATGACGAACCCTATCCCCCAACCAGTGGGCGGTTTAAAGAGCGAGTTACTTGGGATGGGAACATTGACCGGAATGATGCTTCCATCGTCGTCTGGAACTTGAATCCCACTGACAATGGGACGTTCACTTGCCAGGTGAAGAACCCGCCAGATGTTGATGGCACGATTGGCGAAATCCAGCTCCGTGTTGTGCAGCAAG TGCATTTCTCGGAAATCCACATCCTGGCTCTGGTCATAGGGTCTGCCTGTGCTCTGATGATCATTGTGGTGATAATGGTAGTTGTCTGGCGACACTATCAGAACAGACGAGGGCAAGAGAAGAGCACTGAGATGGTGGAGACAGAACT AACAGAAAAGGAGAAGCTGAAGAGTACAGAAGAGAAGGTAGCTGTCCCGTTAGAAGATTAA